A single region of the Strigops habroptila isolate Jane chromosome 3, bStrHab1.2.pri, whole genome shotgun sequence genome encodes:
- the SEPTIN3 gene encoding neuronal-specific septin-3 isoform X1 codes for MFKGSVENKNEAAMSELVPEPRQKPIVPMKPMGINANLLGYIGIDTIIEQMRKKTMKTGFDFNIMVVGQSGLGKSTLVNTLFKSQVSRKSSGWNREEKIPKTVEIKAIGHVIEEGGVKMKLTVIDTPGFGDQINNENCWEPIEKYINEQYEKFLKEEVNIARKKRIPDTRVHCCLYFISPTGHSLRPLDLEFMKHLSKVVNIIPVIAKADTMTLEEKTEFKQRVRKELEVNGIEFYPQKEFDEDLEDKTENDKIRQESMPFAVVGSDKEYQVNGKRVLGRKTPWGIIEVENLTHCEFALLRDFVIRTHLQDLKEVTHNIHYETYRAKRLNDNGGLPPMTVETEENHESNL; via the exons ATGTTCAAAG GGTCAGTGGAGAACAAAAACGAAGCAGCCATGTCTGAGCTGGTCCCAGAGCCACGACAAAAACCAATCGTACCAATGAAACCCATGGGCATTAACGCCAACTTGCTGGGCTACATCGGTATTGATACCATCATTGAGCAGATGCGTAAGAAAACGATGAAGACAGGTTTCGACTTCAACATCATGGTTGTAG GTCAGAGTGGACTGGGAAAATCGACGTTGGTGAACACCCTCTTCAAATCCCAGGTGAGCCGCAAATCTTCAGGATGGAACCGGGAGGAGAAAATCCCGAAGACGGTGGAGATCAAAGCCATTGGGCATG TCATTGAAGAAGGTGGTGTCAAAATGAAGCTGACAGTGATTGACACGCCAGGATTTGGGGACCAGATCAACAACGAGAACTG CTGGGAGCCTATTGAGAAATACATCAACGAGCAGTATGAAAAATTTCTGAAAGAGGAGGTGAATATTGCAAGGAAGAAACGAATTCCAGACACGCGAGTGCACTGCTGCCTCTACTTCATCTCCCCCACAGGCCACTC CCTGCGGCCTTTGGACCTGGAGTTCATGAAACATCTCAGCAAAGTAGTGAACATCATCCCAGTTATTGCCAAGGCTGACACCATGACCTTGGAGGAGAAGACCGAATTCAAACAAAGA GTACGCAAAGAGCTAGAAGTAAATGGGATCGAGTTTTACCCCCAGAAAGAATTTGATGAGGACTTGGAGGATAAAACAGAGAATGACAAAATCAGG CAGGAAAGCATGCCCTTTGCAGTAGTGGGCAGCGACAAGGAGTACCAAGTGAATGGCAAAAGAGTCCTGGGCAGGAAAACACCTTGGGGAATCATTGAAG tggaaaaccTCACTCACTGTGAATTTGCCCTACTTCGAGATTTTGTCATCAG GACCCACCTTCAGGACCTGAAAGAAGTGACCCACAACATCCACTATGAGACCTACAGGGCCAAGCGGCTGAATGACAACGGTGGGCTGCCCCCCATGACTGTCGAGACAGAGGAAAACCACGAAAGTAATCTGTGA
- the SEPTIN3 gene encoding neuronal-specific septin-3 isoform X2 → MFKGSVENKNEAAMSELVPEPRQKPIVPMKPMGINANLLGYIGIDTIIEQMRKKTMKTGFDFNIMVVGQSGLGKSTLVNTLFKSQVSRKSSGWNREEKIPKTVEIKAIGHVIEEGGVKMKLTVIDTPGFGDQINNENCWEPIEKYINEQYEKFLKEEVNIARKKRIPDTRVHCCLYFISPTGHSLRPLDLEFMKHLSKVVNIIPVIAKADTMTLEEKTEFKQRVRKELEVNGIEFYPQKEFDEDLEDKTENDKIRESMPFAVVGSDKEYQVNGKRVLGRKTPWGIIEVENLTHCEFALLRDFVIRTHLQDLKEVTHNIHYETYRAKRLNDNGGLPPMTVETEENHESNL, encoded by the exons ATGTTCAAAG GGTCAGTGGAGAACAAAAACGAAGCAGCCATGTCTGAGCTGGTCCCAGAGCCACGACAAAAACCAATCGTACCAATGAAACCCATGGGCATTAACGCCAACTTGCTGGGCTACATCGGTATTGATACCATCATTGAGCAGATGCGTAAGAAAACGATGAAGACAGGTTTCGACTTCAACATCATGGTTGTAG GTCAGAGTGGACTGGGAAAATCGACGTTGGTGAACACCCTCTTCAAATCCCAGGTGAGCCGCAAATCTTCAGGATGGAACCGGGAGGAGAAAATCCCGAAGACGGTGGAGATCAAAGCCATTGGGCATG TCATTGAAGAAGGTGGTGTCAAAATGAAGCTGACAGTGATTGACACGCCAGGATTTGGGGACCAGATCAACAACGAGAACTG CTGGGAGCCTATTGAGAAATACATCAACGAGCAGTATGAAAAATTTCTGAAAGAGGAGGTGAATATTGCAAGGAAGAAACGAATTCCAGACACGCGAGTGCACTGCTGCCTCTACTTCATCTCCCCCACAGGCCACTC CCTGCGGCCTTTGGACCTGGAGTTCATGAAACATCTCAGCAAAGTAGTGAACATCATCCCAGTTATTGCCAAGGCTGACACCATGACCTTGGAGGAGAAGACCGAATTCAAACAAAGA GTACGCAAAGAGCTAGAAGTAAATGGGATCGAGTTTTACCCCCAGAAAGAATTTGATGAGGACTTGGAGGATAAAACAGAGAATGACAAAATCAGG GAAAGCATGCCCTTTGCAGTAGTGGGCAGCGACAAGGAGTACCAAGTGAATGGCAAAAGAGTCCTGGGCAGGAAAACACCTTGGGGAATCATTGAAG tggaaaaccTCACTCACTGTGAATTTGCCCTACTTCGAGATTTTGTCATCAG GACCCACCTTCAGGACCTGAAAGAAGTGACCCACAACATCCACTATGAGACCTACAGGGCCAAGCGGCTGAATGACAACGGTGGGCTGCCCCCCATGACTGTCGAGACAGAGGAAAACCACGAAAGTAATCTGTGA